In one Drosophila pseudoobscura strain MV-25-SWS-2005 chromosome X, UCI_Dpse_MV25, whole genome shotgun sequence genomic region, the following are encoded:
- the LOC4815726 gene encoding uncharacterized protein isoform X3 — protein sequence MAESEVQAVAGAPAEPASPDADTPMSTSPSPSSRTEKTHPSVQLTTTATKTTTTTTSSCLNITTTVSSTSTVRPVTPLTTLPTPTTPPSPTFSPTAPANNNSNHSLENISNNSSVASSTSISEPEPPPTTTAIASQQQQTATDLDKKDEAVISAGTSPVSLSGSSNPLSRKRPRSSIKTKDHDDLSKNKKRNRGPPPRLICADDDDPEEVLAPATTNRRKSVYSETGKKPKPNIFDELYRVPFKYGWTREVVIPRPTTNRSNHIFYTSPSGKKCRKIGDIIPMLDGQLTKEHFIFGTQILGAEPQYETVRQALSREEHIAALNERRKSTAADKTNDKQKRRQTIGAESHSKLQAEAGKAAFGKRLKSIDDFLSMADESMTRPALEPVKPFALEPMKLLAAKVVEAPVMGKRIPKPKLPKGAGSVPEGWTATMAVKGNARLLAAAINGNARAAASSTVTSSSCAAPVRQETRKTCGFCLKLIEGSVCQSCVQSAESVDAVPLMAAYGELQDGEGESEKSYQAGTVSIGPDDIKLLEPPGEMPPAELLSTDTTPASTPINLYTHQEVVVISGQKAISAVAEPAMTSQQKVLVPNPPDLTSYYEVYDKRIAAPKQSSPRDIPWEQMFGSGFNCRFLTSLMQTLNQQDRANCSGVSKLWHLCSRDAEVWKSVSLRGTKVNNWPALVREMARNGTRELDMMGAIIPTSGTLVAGDMRVLTDMRSVRTDHVKADFLHQIFRSLPQLEKLMCTCVSSSLNMTDIDKIENLYELRVRMTDTKASIIGLPLVGKLTHLCVLGLRGVKNLGSLLFLRDLPNLETLIMGYCQSMHRLQLGNEVLPTLTKLQMFRIETDQRKKTLFPVDEIMRGLAQAGGVRRLELVNVDLDGNFSDLLSKCPTVEELLLIPKCQTNSALMMRAVMDISKNGNQLKLFKLVLVTQLLTATSALVGNPDVPMVPVVRPVPGIPLNDPLNICSDECHQQGHSMCVAVLPFERLKAIMAEMMPHSSLSVVTTAMVDTPSIQLERLPPDAVVSTPTLTLNF from the exons aacaacagcaacaaaaactacaacaacaacaacttccTCCTGTCTTAATATAACCACTACAGTATCGTCCACTTCAACAGTAAGACCAGTAACACCATTAACAACCCTTCCGACTCCGACGACTCCTCCCAGCCCAACGTTTTCACCGACGGCAcctgccaacaacaacagcaaccactCTTTGGAGAACATCTCAAACAACTCGTCTGTGGCTTCAAGCACAAGCATAAGCGAACCAgaaccaccaccaacaacaacagcaattgcaagtcagcagcagcaaacagcaacagattTAGACAAGAAG GATGAGGCGGTGATTTCTGCTGGCACGTCTCCGGTGTCTCTCTCCGGTTCGTCGAATCCACTTTCACGAAAACGCCCAAGGTCGTCAATCAAAACTAAGGACCACGACGACCTTtcaaaaaacaagaagagaAATCGTGGGCCACCACCAAGACTCATCTGCGCGGATGACGACGATCCAGAGGAAGTGTTGGCACCCGCGACGACCAATCGACGCAAGAGTGTTTACTCGGAGACAggcaaaaagccaaagccaaataTTTTCGACGAGCTCTATCGCGTGCCGTTCAAATACGGCTGGACGCGTGAGGTGGTAATTCCAAGACCTACTACCAACAGGTCGAATCACATATTCTACACATCGCCCTCTGGCAAGAAGTGCCGAAAAATTGGTGATATTATACCAATGCTGGATGGGCAACTCACCAAAGAACATTTTATCTTCGGGACGCAAATCCTGGGTGCCGAACCCCAGTACGAGACGGTCCGCCAGGCCTTGAGTCGTGAAGAGCACATTGCCGCGTTAAATGAGCGCCGCAAATCGACGGCGGCCGACAAAACAAATGATAAACAGAAACGTCGTCAGACCATCGGAGCCGAGTCCCATTCGAAGCTCCAGGCAGAAGCTGGCAAAGCGGCGTTTGGCAAACGTCTCAAATCGATCGACGATTTTCTGTCGATGGCAGACGAATCTATGACACGTCCAGCACTCGAACCTGTGAAACCATTCGCACTCGAACCTATGAAACTGCTGGCAGCCAAAGTGGTGGAAGCCCCTGTAATGGGCAAACGCATACCCAAGCCGAAGTTGCCGAAGGGCGCCGGCTCTGTCCCTGAGGGATGGACCGCCACCATGGCCGTCAAGGGGAATGCGCGCCTCCTTGCCGCCGCCATAAATGGGAACGCCAGAGCTGCTGCATCTTCGACCGTAACCAGCAGTTCATG CGCCGCCCCAGTGCGCCAGGAAACGCGCAAGACCTGTGGATTCTGCCTAAAGCTAATCGAGGGGAGCGTCTGCCAG AGCTGCGTGCAGTCGGCGGAGAGTGTGGATGCTGTTCCCCTGATGGCTGCATATGGGGAGCTACAGGATGGCGAGGGGGAAAGCGAGAAGAGCTACCAGGCGGGCACTGTTAGCATTGGGCCGGACGACATAAAATTGCTCGAGCCGCCTGGCGAGATGCCGCCGGCGGAGCTACTCAGCACAGACACAACCCCAGCTTCAACGCCAATTAATTTGTACACGCACCAAGAGGTCGTGGTCATCAGCGGTCAGAAGGCGATTTCCGCCGTTGCAGAGCCGGCTATGACAAGCCAACAAAAAGT GCTTGTCCCAAATCCGCCGGACTTGACTAGTTACTATGAAGTCTACGATAAACGGATTGCTGCACCCAAGCAATCGTCGCCACGCGATATTCCGTGGGAGCAGATGTTTGGAAGCGGCTTCAATTGCCGTTTCTTAACCAGCCTAATGCAGACACTAAACCAGCAG GATCGGGCCAATTGCTCGGGAGTGTCCAAGCTGTGGCACTTGTGCTCCCGTGACGCTGAAGTATGGAAATCAGTTTCGCTTCGCGGCACAAAGGTCAACAATTGGCCAGCTTTGGTGCGTGAGATGGCACGCAACGGCACACGCGAACTCGACATGATGGGCGCGATCATACCCACTAGCGGTACCCTCGTCGCTGGGGACATGCGCGTGCTGACGGATATGCGCTCGGTGCGCACCGATCATGTGAAAGCTGACTTCCTGCACCAGATCTTCCGTAGCTTGCCTCAACTTGAGAAGCTGATGTGCACTTGCGTCAGCTCGTCCCTCAACATGACCGACATCGATAAGATCGAAAACCTGTATGAGCTGCGCGTTCGCATGACCGATACGAAGGCATCGATCATCGGTCTGCCCCTCGTAGGCAAACTGACGCACCTGTGCGTCCTGGGCCTGCGCGGCGTTAAGAATTTGGGTAGCTTGCTGTTTCTAAGGGATCTACCCAATCTGGAGACTCTGATTATGGGCTACTGCCAGAGCATGCACCGCCTCCAGCTGGGCAACGAGGTGCTCCCGACACTCACGAAATTGCAGATGTTCCGCATAGAAACGGACCAAAGGAAGAAGACATTGTTCCCAGTCGACGAGATCATGAGGGGACTCGCCCAAGCCGGGGGCGTCCGTCGCCTCGAGCTGGTCAACGTGGATTTGGACGGAAACTTTAGCGATCTGCTGTCCAAGTGTCCCACGGTGgaagagctgctgctgatcccCAAATGCCAGACCAACTCGGCCCTCATGATGCGCGCCGTAATGGATATAagcaaaaatggaaatcaGCTAAAGCTCTTTAAATTGGTGCTCGTCACCCAGCTGCTCACCGCAACGAGCGCCTTGGTCGGCAATCCCGATGTGCCCATGGTCCCCGTAGTCCGTCCTGTGCCCGGTATTCCGCTCAACGATCCCTTGAACATCTGCTCGGATGAATGTCATCAGCAGGGGCATTCCATGTGTGTGGCCGTTTTGCCCTTTGAACGTTTGAAAGCTATAATGGCAGAGATGATGCCGCATTCGTCTCTGTCTGTAGTCACCACGGCCATGGTGGACACACCTTCAATCCAGCTTGAGCGTCTTCCTCCCGATGCTGTGGTCTCGACACCAACATTGACCCTGAACTTTTga